One region of Coraliomargarita parva genomic DNA includes:
- a CDS encoding LutB/LldF family L-lactate oxidation iron-sulfur protein, which translates to MKTLQKIDAVARDLSEEIHDANFIGAKMKSERRQATLFRDYEDPNKLRETAGRIKQHTLEHLDQYLEQAEASFTRNGAKVHFAVDGESANATVLRIMQENGAKRMVKSKSMVTEEIHLLDYLEKNGMEVVETDLGEFILQIDGDHPSHIVTPIVHKNRRGIAKSFEREGLGEYNDDPETITRRARKYLRQKYLDADVGLTGANFVSAESGRIAIVTNEGNARFCMAANKIHIAVVGIEKLVPSDRDLGLFLNLIGRSGTGQQLTVYNQFIGGPRREGQPHGPEQMHIIFVDNRRTEVLASECREILRCIRCGACLNVCPIYRQSGGHAYRSVYPGPVGAVLSPLLAGNRFPELADLPKASSLCGACNEVCPVNIPIPDLLLRLRDKAKREHVSEAMKGTPKLGMWATLCSQPTMWKTALSMGHTMNYIPTEMIPHPSAKAWQASRKLPKFQGGEFRKWFKGRNKN; encoded by the coding sequence ATGAAAACACTTCAAAAAATCGACGCCGTCGCCCGCGACCTGAGCGAGGAAATCCACGACGCCAATTTCATCGGCGCGAAGATGAAGTCGGAGCGCCGCCAAGCCACACTCTTCCGGGACTACGAGGACCCCAACAAGCTGCGTGAAACCGCCGGCCGGATCAAGCAACACACCCTCGAACATCTGGACCAATACCTGGAGCAAGCCGAAGCGTCCTTCACCCGTAACGGGGCAAAGGTCCACTTCGCGGTCGATGGCGAAAGCGCCAATGCCACCGTCCTCAGGATCATGCAGGAGAACGGCGCCAAGCGGATGGTGAAATCGAAGAGCATGGTGACCGAGGAAATCCACCTGCTCGACTATCTCGAAAAGAATGGCATGGAAGTCGTCGAGACCGACCTTGGTGAATTCATTCTACAGATCGACGGCGACCATCCCTCACACATCGTCACCCCCATCGTGCACAAGAACCGCCGCGGGATCGCCAAGAGCTTTGAGCGTGAAGGACTCGGCGAATACAATGACGATCCGGAAACCATCACCCGCCGCGCCCGCAAGTACCTGCGCCAAAAGTATCTCGACGCGGATGTCGGCCTGACCGGGGCCAACTTTGTCTCCGCCGAATCCGGACGCATCGCCATCGTCACCAACGAGGGTAACGCCCGTTTCTGCATGGCCGCGAACAAGATCCATATCGCCGTGGTGGGCATCGAAAAGCTGGTACCGTCCGACCGAGACCTGGGCCTCTTTCTCAATCTGATCGGACGGTCCGGCACGGGACAGCAGCTGACCGTCTATAACCAATTTATCGGTGGCCCGCGCCGCGAAGGACAGCCGCACGGTCCGGAGCAGATGCATATCATCTTCGTGGACAATCGCCGCACCGAAGTCCTGGCCAGCGAGTGCCGTGAAATCCTGCGCTGCATCCGTTGCGGCGCCTGCTTGAATGTCTGCCCGATTTACCGCCAATCCGGAGGCCATGCCTACCGCAGTGTCTATCCGGGCCCGGTCGGGGCCGTCCTCAGCCCCCTGCTCGCGGGCAACCGTTTCCCCGAGCTCGCAGACCTGCCCAAGGCATCCAGCCTGTGCGGCGCCTGTAACGAGGTGTGCCCGGTCAACATCCCCATCCCCGACCTGCTCCTGCGCCTGCGCGACAAGGCAAAACGGGAACACGTCAGCGAAGCCATGAAGGGCACGCCGAAGCTGGGCATGTGGGCCACCCTCTGCTCGCAGCCGACGATGTGGAAGACTGCGCTGTCGATGGGGCATACCATGAATTATATTCCCACCGAAATGATTCCCCACCCCTCCGCCAAGGCCTGGCAGGCCAGCCGAAAGCTGCCGAAGTTCCAAGGCGGTGAATTCAGAAAATGGTTCAAGGGACGAAACAAAAACTAA
- a CDS encoding thioredoxin-like domain-containing protein, translating to MKLTTLISTLLFAALSTNILGAAQTEFEQTITRNLIRVEDGSPKAVAPAELGSKDYYAIYYSAHWCPPCRRFTPKLVQFYDEQSAKHDNFEIIFVSSDKNEDAMLEYMVGTKMNWPALEYSRKKSSKELTKYCGSGIPCLVLVDNEGKVLADSFVAGKYVGPTKVMESLREKLEQ from the coding sequence ATGAAATTAACAACACTGATCTCCACCCTTCTTTTCGCCGCGCTTTCGACCAATATTCTTGGAGCAGCGCAAACGGAATTCGAACAAACAATTACCCGGAACCTCATCCGCGTGGAAGATGGCAGCCCCAAGGCGGTTGCGCCGGCCGAGCTCGGCAGCAAGGACTACTATGCCATCTACTATTCGGCCCACTGGTGCCCGCCCTGTCGGCGCTTCACTCCCAAGCTGGTTCAATTCTATGACGAGCAGTCGGCCAAGCATGACAATTTCGAGATCATTTTTGTCAGCAGCGACAAGAATGAGGACGCCATGCTGGAATACATGGTCGGCACCAAGATGAACTGGCCCGCACTGGAGTATTCACGCAAAAAATCATCCAAGGAACTGACCAAGTACTGTGGTTCAGGCATCCCCTGTCTCGTCCTTGTGGATAATGAAGGAAAGGTCCTGGCAGACAGTTTCGTGGCCGGCAAGTACGTCGGTCCCACAAAAGTAATGGAGTCACTCCGGGAGAAACTGGAGCAGTAG
- a CDS encoding LutC/YkgG family protein, translated as MSNDREKIFSAIRSALAPLKERTPKPEWDTDLAVCRASGEFENLKAQFADKLGFASGKFFDSIEALGAFLKSESSTFGYCDPELADQFRQLEGIRFETAYDESKINEYSFGITKASAAVAETGTIMLKDGDTSARLAALAPWIHVAVINEKDILPNLQEAIRRFGDDPSIIFATGPSKTADVEGILIEGVHGPGIQVGLVMP; from the coding sequence ATGAGCAACGATCGCGAAAAAATCTTCTCCGCCATCCGCAGCGCGCTGGCCCCATTGAAGGAACGCACCCCGAAGCCCGAATGGGACACGGACCTCGCCGTCTGCCGGGCAAGCGGTGAGTTCGAAAACCTGAAGGCGCAATTCGCCGACAAGCTGGGCTTCGCGAGCGGCAAGTTCTTCGACTCGATCGAGGCACTGGGCGCATTCCTGAAATCCGAAAGCAGCACCTTCGGCTACTGCGATCCGGAATTGGCCGATCAATTCCGTCAGCTGGAGGGCATCCGCTTCGAGACCGCCTACGACGAGTCCAAGATCAACGAGTACAGCTTCGGCATCACCAAAGCCAGCGCGGCAGTGGCCGAAACCGGAACCATCATGCTGAAGGACGGTGACACCAGTGCACGGCTCGCCGCCCTGGCACCCTGGATCCATGTCGCAGTGATCAACGAGAAGGATATCCTGCCCAATTTACAGGAAGCGATCCGGCGTTTTGGGGACGACCCTTCGATCATCTTTGCAACGGGACCCTCCAAAACCGCAGACGTGGAAGGCATCCTCATCGAAGGCGTACATGGCCCCGGTATTCAAGTCGGCCTCGTCATGCCTTGA
- a CDS encoding (Fe-S)-binding protein, producing MSLLHTPPNRPTGKSVQMMTTCLCDAFFADVAQATVEVLEFLGCDIELPDGQTCCGQPAFNAGDWENSRKVVRHVVKTFAGDKPIVVPSGSCAAMLFHGAPLEFEKEPDLAEVQALANRTWELMDFIVHGLGVTEWPGQYDAKISVHRSCHLRGSKSPEAMATLLGSIEGLTVEPIEEVEQCCGFGGTFSVSFPNISQKMGTLKIEHLTASKPDVVAAADMGCMMHFGGMMDKQGLQTKRLHIAQILRDSLKNAGKL from the coding sequence ATGAGCCTGCTGCACACCCCACCCAATCGTCCGACCGGCAAATCGGTCCAGATGATGACCACCTGTCTCTGTGACGCGTTTTTTGCCGACGTTGCCCAAGCCACCGTCGAAGTGCTGGAATTCCTCGGCTGCGACATCGAGCTTCCCGACGGCCAGACCTGCTGCGGCCAGCCCGCCTTCAACGCCGGGGACTGGGAGAACTCCCGCAAGGTCGTGCGCCATGTGGTCAAAACCTTTGCCGGAGACAAGCCGATCGTGGTCCCCTCCGGCTCCTGCGCCGCCATGCTCTTCCACGGCGCACCGCTCGAATTTGAAAAGGAACCAGATCTGGCAGAGGTGCAGGCCCTGGCAAACCGCACCTGGGAACTCATGGACTTTATCGTGCACGGTCTCGGTGTCACGGAATGGCCGGGCCAGTATGACGCCAAAATATCCGTGCACCGCAGTTGCCACCTCCGGGGATCAAAGAGCCCGGAAGCCATGGCGACCCTGCTGGGCTCGATCGAAGGACTCACGGTCGAACCGATCGAGGAAGTCGAACAGTGCTGCGGCTTCGGCGGGACGTTCTCGGTCAGCTTTCCCAATATCTCGCAGAAGATGGGCACCCTCAAGATCGAACACCTCACAGCCAGCAAGCCGGACGTGGTGGCGGCCGCCGACATGGGCTGCATGATGCATTTCGGCGGCATGATGGACAAGCAGGGCCTGCAAACCAAACGTCTCCACATCGCCCAGATCCTGCGCGACTCACTGAAAAACGCCGGCAAGCTATGA